The Aminiphilus circumscriptus DSM 16581 genome contains a region encoding:
- a CDS encoding polysaccharide deacetylase family protein: MHKLRNLLLVLTIALFWYAFHAPQEGTAQALVIARGDISTKNVALTIDDGPHPGFTNRILDILQEKGVKATFFVVGRMAAVSPEIVRRMLAEGHTVGNHTHYHNNLLSLPSENVHIEWDMCSSTLKTITGKTPRFARPPGGNYDASILQVAQKSGLTTVLWTANGADCTGISSGDITKRILSRTGPGGIILLHSGVEATIEALPGIIDTLKTKGYRFVTLDEMAGPVPAPQRKELRSASSESPKRTD; the protein is encoded by the coding sequence ATGCACAAACTGCGGAATCTGCTTCTCGTTCTTACCATCGCCCTTTTCTGGTATGCGTTCCACGCACCCCAAGAAGGAACAGCCCAGGCGCTCGTCATCGCACGAGGCGATATCTCCACGAAAAACGTGGCGCTCACCATCGACGACGGCCCTCATCCGGGATTTACGAACCGCATTCTGGACATTCTGCAGGAAAAAGGTGTGAAGGCCACCTTCTTCGTCGTGGGCCGTATGGCTGCGGTGAGCCCGGAAATCGTCCGCAGGATGCTCGCGGAAGGACACACCGTTGGAAATCACACTCACTACCACAACAACCTGCTCTCGCTCCCTTCGGAGAATGTCCATATCGAGTGGGATATGTGCTCCAGCACCCTCAAGACCATTACCGGAAAGACACCCCGTTTCGCCAGACCTCCCGGAGGGAACTACGACGCATCGATCCTTCAAGTGGCACAGAAATCCGGGCTGACTACCGTGCTTTGGACAGCCAACGGCGCCGACTGCACCGGAATCAGCTCCGGAGACATTACAAAACGTATCCTCTCGAGAACAGGTCCCGGAGGCATCATCCTTCTTCACAGCGGCGTGGAGGCCACTATCGAGGCACTTCCCGGCATTATCGACACCCTCAAGACAAAAGGATACCGATTCGTGACCCTCGACGAAATGGCCGGCCCAGTACCCGCACCGCAACGGAAGGAACTCCGTTCCGCCTCCTCCGAGTCGCCCAAACGCACGGACTGA
- a CDS encoding deoxycytidylate deaminase gives MEAETTMNAHRVVSSMSVDDRPDWTDYFMSIASVVASRSTCLRRQVGAVIVRGRHIVSTGYNGAPRGVRHCTVVGCLREELGVPSGERHEICRGSHAEINAIVQAAATGSSTEGAELYCTHEPCSFCTKAIINAGIHRIVFASPYPDPLARTLREEAGVEVEQVQIEG, from the coding sequence ATGGAAGCGGAGACCACAATGAACGCACATCGTGTCGTTTCTTCGATGTCCGTGGACGACCGTCCGGATTGGACGGATTATTTCATGTCCATCGCGTCGGTTGTCGCCAGCAGGAGCACCTGCCTGCGGAGGCAGGTCGGGGCGGTGATCGTGCGGGGGCGACATATCGTGAGCACTGGTTACAATGGAGCCCCCAGAGGTGTTCGGCACTGTACGGTTGTGGGGTGTCTTCGGGAGGAACTCGGTGTTCCATCGGGCGAGCGCCACGAGATCTGCAGGGGGTCCCATGCGGAGATCAACGCCATCGTCCAGGCGGCGGCGACGGGATCATCCACGGAGGGAGCGGAGCTGTACTGCACGCACGAACCCTGTAGTTTTTGCACCAAGGCAATCATCAACGCGGGGATCCACAGGATTGTCTTTGCCTCCCCCTATCCCGATCCTTTGGCGCGCACATTGCGCGAGGAAGCGGGTGTCGAGGTGGAACAGGTGCAGATCGAGGGATGA
- a CDS encoding HDIG domain-containing metalloprotein gives MTKDREYALALLKQHNTEEMHVKHALAVEAAMRHFAVKYGEDPDAWGVVGLLHDIDWEETMADPQRHTEKALPWLREAGYPESVVRAVRSHAWGLLQEDVKPESPMEKVLYAIDELTGFVVAVALVRPSKSLGDMEGKSVKKKWKDKAFARGVDRDVIAKGAELLGVPLDSLIEDTIVALRPVAKEIGLEG, from the coding sequence ATGACAAAGGATCGGGAGTATGCGTTGGCGTTGTTGAAACAGCATAACACAGAAGAAATGCACGTGAAGCATGCTCTTGCCGTGGAAGCGGCGATGCGGCATTTTGCGGTGAAATACGGAGAGGATCCCGACGCGTGGGGTGTGGTGGGGTTGCTTCACGACATTGATTGGGAGGAGACCATGGCCGATCCGCAGCGGCATACGGAGAAGGCTCTTCCGTGGCTGCGGGAGGCAGGGTACCCTGAGAGTGTGGTACGTGCCGTGCGTTCCCATGCCTGGGGTCTTCTGCAGGAGGATGTGAAGCCTGAGAGTCCCATGGAGAAGGTCTTGTATGCCATAGACGAACTGACGGGATTCGTGGTTGCCGTCGCTCTCGTGCGTCCCAGTAAATCTCTGGGCGACATGGAGGGGAAATCGGTGAAAAAAAAGTGGAAAGACAAGGCATTTGCCCGGGGTGTTGATCGCGATGTCATTGCCAAGGGGGCGGAGCTGCTCGGTGTGCCGTTGGATTCACTCATTGAGGATACGATCGTTGCCCTTCGTCCCGTGGCGAAAGAGATCGGACTGGAAGGATAG
- the malQ gene encoding 4-alpha-glucanotransferase: MPREAGILLHLSSLPSSCGIGDLGPGAYRFVEFLARSGMALWQILPFCPTEEGRGNSPYSASSAFAGNPLFISLDFLVGMGLLETCDSLPPVPFRGDRVEYGKVTTWKNAMLGKAFEAALRLPQLMGEVAGFHRAQRHWLEDYALFSVLKRTYSGQPWTSWPEFLRKRDPAALTKVRKELWRSVEEEIFRQYLFFRQWGALKSFCRGKGIELLGDLPIYVDHDSADVWAHQDLFDLDGEGRPNSVAGVPPDYFSETGQRWGNPLFRWSEKRKELFSWWEARVAHLLCCCDRIRFDHFRGFFAFWSIPGTEPTAVRGTWREGPGEALFLALRERFGRLPFVAEDLGVITEDVRRGMERLGFPGMRVLLFAFAGFDPENPYLLHNHDRKTVVYSGTHDNNTALGWFDQEATPEEKEALSDYLGFPLEREAVAAVFLRMALCSVAETAILPMQDILGLGREARMNRPGTVSGNWEWRVQGEHLSLPVSERLRRFLQLYGRTRR; encoded by the coding sequence ATGCCTAGAGAAGCAGGCATTCTCCTACATCTTTCTTCCCTGCCATCCTCTTGCGGTATCGGGGACCTCGGCCCTGGTGCGTATCGTTTTGTGGAATTTCTCGCCCGATCCGGCATGGCCCTCTGGCAGATTCTTCCCTTCTGTCCCACTGAAGAGGGGCGCGGCAATTCGCCCTATAGTGCGTCGTCGGCCTTTGCGGGAAACCCCCTCTTCATCAGCCTTGATTTTCTCGTGGGTATGGGCCTTCTCGAAACGTGCGACAGTCTTCCTCCCGTTCCGTTTCGGGGGGATCGTGTGGAGTACGGAAAAGTGACGACATGGAAAAATGCCATGCTGGGCAAGGCTTTCGAGGCGGCGCTCCGCTTGCCTCAGCTCATGGGTGAGGTGGCTGGATTTCACAGGGCCCAACGTCACTGGCTCGAGGATTATGCGCTTTTTTCCGTGCTGAAGAGAACCTATTCGGGGCAGCCTTGGACGTCCTGGCCCGAATTCTTGCGAAAAAGGGACCCTGCGGCGTTGACGAAAGTCCGGAAGGAGCTGTGGAGGAGCGTGGAGGAGGAGATTTTTCGGCAATATCTCTTCTTCCGGCAGTGGGGTGCTTTGAAGAGTTTCTGCCGCGGAAAGGGCATCGAACTGCTGGGGGATCTTCCCATTTATGTAGACCACGACAGCGCGGATGTGTGGGCTCACCAGGATCTCTTCGACCTCGATGGGGAGGGACGTCCGAACTCCGTGGCGGGAGTGCCCCCCGATTATTTCAGCGAGACCGGACAACGATGGGGGAATCCGCTTTTTCGCTGGAGCGAAAAGCGGAAAGAACTCTTTTCCTGGTGGGAGGCCCGGGTGGCGCACCTTCTCTGTTGTTGCGACCGAATCCGGTTCGATCATTTCAGGGGGTTTTTCGCCTTTTGGTCTATTCCTGGAACAGAGCCCACGGCAGTGCGGGGAACGTGGAGAGAGGGGCCTGGCGAGGCACTCTTCCTGGCGCTGAGGGAGCGTTTCGGCAGGTTGCCCTTTGTGGCGGAGGATCTGGGCGTCATCACCGAGGACGTGCGTCGTGGCATGGAAAGACTGGGTTTTCCGGGAATGCGGGTCCTTCTGTTCGCCTTTGCCGGATTCGATCCCGAAAATCCCTATCTCCTTCACAATCATGACCGAAAAACCGTGGTCTATTCGGGGACCCACGACAACAACACTGCCCTGGGGTGGTTCGACCAGGAGGCGACGCCGGAGGAAAAAGAAGCGCTATCGGACTATCTGGGCTTCCCTCTTGAAAGAGAGGCTGTCGCAGCGGTTTTTCTCCGGATGGCGCTCTGTTCTGTGGCGGAGACGGCAATTCTTCCCATGCAGGATATCCTCGGGCTTGGCCGGGAAGCTCGTATGAACCGTCCCGGCACTGTCTCGGGGAATTGGGAATGGCGTGTGCAAGGAGAACATCTTTCCCTTCCGGTGAGCGAAAGGCTGCGGCGCTTCCTTCAGCTTTACGGAAGAACTCGAAGGTGA
- a CDS encoding sensor histidine kinase has protein sequence MKRHLLVVLVLAIFLPSVATLLAAGMGIVEHERAMQLVAHSYVQDLAETVASRLDPGWGIPRRFPGQQVVTPSLLTITRLLSWRLSLPGWVAVMDGEGRVLTASPGAESLSHILPGQVPLGRAIEIRDRGNVYTIAVYPVGDVGWYVVAAVSWEQLLGPMLRYGTLWAVMVGVFAIAALLAVWALWRWLISPLKALETEVSRLRWGEDLPASDEPGAVFEIRRLRAVLKHLAQTAIEKAQLMRRYVTDMVRVQEEERGRLAMEIHDGPLQDVTALIQQLRLAKRATAREELLRRLSLAEEGARLVVRELRGLCDELSPPWLDLGLSQALTEMGERFAEHLDVEISVECDQSAERALSGESVLTLFRVAQEAVHNAVRHGEATRVEIRGYRDEEGRQFILEIEDNGKGFSPVSDFTALRVQGHRGLANMSERMALSGGQLVIRSAPEEGTRVQCTLPLEDGDGIIFASSESAPPKLP, from the coding sequence GTGAAACGCCATCTCCTGGTGGTCCTTGTCCTCGCAATCTTTCTTCCCTCAGTGGCGACACTTCTGGCGGCGGGGATGGGCATTGTAGAGCACGAACGGGCCATGCAGCTTGTGGCGCATTCCTACGTGCAGGATCTTGCAGAAACCGTCGCATCACGTCTGGATCCTGGATGGGGGATTCCCAGGCGCTTTCCGGGGCAGCAGGTAGTGACTCCTTCTCTGCTCACGATCACGAGGCTTCTGTCCTGGCGGCTCTCGCTGCCGGGATGGGTGGCCGTTATGGATGGAGAGGGGCGTGTCCTCACCGCATCGCCGGGAGCGGAATCACTGTCGCACATTCTTCCGGGGCAGGTCCCTCTCGGGAGAGCCATTGAGATCCGTGACAGGGGCAACGTGTACACCATTGCGGTCTACCCCGTCGGGGATGTGGGATGGTACGTGGTGGCTGCGGTTTCCTGGGAGCAACTTCTTGGACCGATGCTTCGCTACGGCACGCTGTGGGCCGTCATGGTGGGTGTGTTCGCCATTGCGGCGCTTTTGGCGGTGTGGGCGCTTTGGCGATGGCTCATCAGCCCTCTCAAGGCACTCGAGACCGAGGTCTCCCGTCTCCGTTGGGGAGAGGATCTTCCTGCGTCGGATGAGCCTGGAGCCGTGTTCGAGATCCGCCGCCTTCGCGCCGTTCTGAAGCATCTTGCACAGACTGCCATCGAGAAGGCACAGCTCATGCGTCGTTACGTCACCGACATGGTGCGTGTCCAGGAGGAGGAGCGGGGGCGTCTCGCCATGGAGATTCACGACGGGCCGCTTCAGGACGTGACGGCCCTGATTCAGCAACTGCGTCTTGCGAAGAGAGCGACGGCCCGGGAAGAGCTGTTACGGCGTCTTTCTCTCGCGGAAGAGGGGGCAAGGTTGGTGGTGCGAGAATTGCGGGGGCTTTGTGACGAGCTGTCTCCTCCATGGCTTGACCTGGGGCTTTCCCAGGCTCTCACGGAAATGGGAGAGCGCTTCGCGGAGCATCTCGACGTGGAAATCTCCGTAGAGTGCGATCAAAGCGCTGAGCGTGCATTATCCGGAGAGAGCGTGCTCACACTCTTTCGGGTCGCGCAGGAAGCCGTGCACAATGCGGTGCGTCATGGCGAGGCCACGCGAGTGGAGATTCGGGGATATCGGGATGAAGAGGGACGCCAGTTCATCTTGGAAATAGAGGACAACGGCAAGGGGTTTTCTCCGGTGTCCGATTTCACGGCGTTGCGTGTTCAAGGACATCGAGGGCTCGCAAACATGTCCGAACGGATGGCTCTTTCCGGCGGTCAGCTCGTTATCCGATCCGCTCCGGAAGAGGGAACCCGCGTGCAGTGCACACTTCCCCTGGAGGACGGGGACGGGATCATTTTCGCTTCATCCGAAAGTGCCCCCCCCAAACTCCCTTGA
- a CDS encoding response regulator transcription factor gives MFLPVGESLFKKIREEVWSVIRLLLADDHPLTRSGIAAYLEKEQDMALVGEAGDGEEAWEKIRALKPHVALLDIRMPKEDGVAVARKIKEARLPVIPLMLTSYDAQQYVVASLRAGAKGYVLKTATPEELTRAVRVVAGGGIYLDSEVSRSMEGGDFTPEPLSTREREVLLLAAKGHSSKEVAQELFISDRTVQTHLASIYDKLGAKNKTEAMLLALKYGIVTMEELLE, from the coding sequence ATGTTTCTTCCAGTGGGAGAATCTCTTTTTAAGAAAATTCGAGAGGAGGTGTGGAGTGTGATTCGACTGCTTCTGGCGGACGATCATCCTCTCACGAGATCGGGAATTGCTGCGTATCTGGAGAAGGAACAGGACATGGCACTGGTGGGCGAGGCTGGGGACGGGGAAGAAGCCTGGGAGAAGATTCGGGCGTTGAAACCCCACGTGGCCCTTCTGGATATCCGCATGCCCAAGGAGGATGGTGTTGCGGTGGCCCGAAAAATAAAGGAAGCACGTCTTCCCGTGATTCCTCTCATGCTCACGTCTTACGATGCGCAGCAGTATGTGGTTGCCTCGTTGCGCGCAGGTGCCAAAGGATATGTGCTGAAGACCGCGACGCCCGAGGAGTTGACCCGGGCAGTCCGGGTCGTGGCTGGCGGCGGGATTTATCTGGACAGCGAGGTCTCCAGGAGCATGGAGGGCGGGGATTTCACCCCAGAACCTCTTTCTACCCGGGAGAGGGAAGTGCTTCTCCTGGCGGCGAAAGGGCACTCCAGCAAGGAAGTGGCACAGGAGCTTTTCATTAGCGATAGGACGGTTCAGACCCACTTGGCGTCGATTTATGACAAACTCGGGGCAAAGAACAAGACCGAGGCGATGTTGCTGGCCCTGAAATACGGTATCGTCACGATGGAGGAGCTGCTCGAGTGA
- a CDS encoding P1 family peptidase — protein MSLSCLIGHAQDEGGGTGCTVLLFPEGATASCDVRGGAPGGRETALLDPACSVERIDALLFTGGSAFGLDAASGVVAFCEERGWGFDVGVGVVPIVSGACIFDLSVGNPRSRPDRAMGLAACNAAKLWSESPLGNVGVGSGASVGKYLGPEGAMKGGFGWARADVGDVTVLAVAAVNPLGAVREESGAFLAGAVRNGTILSPLEALRGGVRGEDELWGRNTTLAAVVTNARLSKSECRRVAIMGHDGLAAAIFPVHTPFDGDTVFCVSVGTVAGDPLLVGTVGTSLVAEAIRRGVREAVGAYGLSAAREIAGGCV, from the coding sequence ATGAGTCTTTCCTGTCTGATCGGGCATGCCCAGGATGAAGGAGGAGGGACAGGGTGCACGGTGCTCTTGTTTCCAGAGGGTGCCACGGCATCCTGCGATGTGCGGGGCGGCGCTCCGGGTGGACGGGAGACTGCGCTTCTTGACCCGGCGTGTTCCGTGGAGCGCATCGATGCGTTGCTTTTCACGGGAGGAAGCGCCTTCGGCCTCGATGCGGCATCCGGAGTTGTCGCTTTTTGCGAGGAGCGAGGATGGGGCTTCGATGTGGGGGTGGGGGTTGTGCCCATCGTTTCCGGCGCCTGCATTTTCGATCTCTCCGTGGGGAATCCCCGGAGTCGCCCCGACCGAGCCATGGGTTTGGCTGCCTGCAACGCAGCCAAGCTGTGGAGCGAATCCCCCTTGGGGAATGTCGGTGTCGGCTCAGGGGCTAGTGTGGGGAAATATCTCGGTCCCGAAGGAGCCATGAAGGGAGGCTTCGGGTGGGCACGTGCCGATGTCGGTGACGTGACGGTTCTCGCGGTTGCGGCTGTGAATCCCCTGGGTGCCGTGCGTGAGGAGTCGGGGGCATTTCTGGCCGGAGCGGTGAGAAACGGAACAATTCTTTCGCCTCTTGAAGCGCTCCGAGGTGGGGTGAGAGGCGAGGACGAACTCTGGGGGAGGAACACCACACTTGCCGCAGTGGTGACGAACGCGAGGCTCTCGAAGTCGGAATGCCGAAGGGTGGCCATCATGGGGCATGATGGGCTTGCCGCGGCAATCTTTCCCGTACACACTCCCTTCGATGGAGACACGGTCTTCTGCGTTTCCGTCGGAACGGTCGCCGGTGACCCGCTTCTGGTGGGAACGGTGGGGACATCTCTGGTCGCGGAGGCGATACGCCGAGGGGTCCGCGAGGCGGTGGGTGCCTATGGACTGTCAGCGGCCAGGGAGATTGCGGGCGGATGCGTCTGA
- a CDS encoding ferritin-like domain-containing protein, translated as MMGTKGTEIVGVNVQELLQLLNKALADEWLAYYQYWIGAKVAKGRMRGIIQGELEEHAQDELRHADMLVERIIQLGGTPLLEPKAWYEQTNCGYDIPSDPNTLKLVQQNIQGEQCAIEVYRKILDFVKDKDVVTYHMALEILEDEVEHEEDLEAILEDMTTPLPS; from the coding sequence ATGATGGGAACTAAGGGGACCGAGATCGTGGGCGTCAACGTGCAGGAGCTTCTGCAACTGCTGAACAAAGCTCTGGCGGATGAATGGCTTGCATACTACCAGTACTGGATCGGGGCCAAAGTCGCCAAGGGAAGGATGCGCGGTATCATCCAGGGCGAACTCGAGGAACACGCCCAGGACGAGCTTCGTCATGCAGACATGCTGGTGGAGCGCATCATCCAGCTCGGAGGAACTCCGCTGCTTGAACCGAAGGCATGGTACGAGCAGACGAACTGCGGTTACGATATTCCTTCCGATCCGAACACGCTGAAACTGGTCCAGCAGAACATTCAAGGGGAACAGTGCGCTATCGAGGTCTACAGAAAGATTCTCGACTTCGTCAAGGACAAGGATGTCGTGACCTATCACATGGCCTTGGAAATCCTGGAGGACGAGGTGGAGCACGAGGAGGACCTGGAAGCGATTCTCGAGGACATGACTACACCTCTTCCATCCTGA
- a CDS encoding OPT/YSL family transporter: MEFPADFSWRALFLGLGGAAVIAASSTYVALRLGALPWPTVFVAVASMAFLRPVGASLREINVAHTGMSAGGLVAGGVAFTLPGLWMADPEATLSAAQAFGAASTGALLGACFTAMVRRSFIEEQQLPYPMGTAAAETLLAGDSGGYKARVLFGSLGFSGVITALRDGFGVIPALVGNPATLGFWLSPMALGIGYIIGPLFMGSWLAGGVLAHGLFLPLGFRFGFFPSEGAALLMKNSLGIGLIVGAGMATLFRGMVRFVRRGRGLPLAGWKWSALTVAGGCALLTAVMGLSLPLSLLVVFGVWLCVIMAATLTGQTGIDPMEVFGILLVLFARWFFPLERSEAYLLAAVVAVATGLAGDALQDFKAGRVLGTNPFSQWLNEVGGGMVGAFVAVGALFIMKDAYGAMGPGTQLVAPQAFAVKSVVEGLFHGGFFLGGAITGMLLALLGIPAMTLGIGVYLPLFISTTAGIGGGVRLLVDKTGKRTDGNGTLIASGFLGGEGLVGVLIALLKVVTGG, encoded by the coding sequence GTGGAATTCCCTGCGGATTTTTCCTGGCGTGCACTGTTCCTGGGATTGGGTGGTGCTGCAGTCATCGCCGCGAGCAGTACCTACGTGGCGCTACGGCTCGGGGCGCTTCCGTGGCCGACCGTTTTTGTCGCCGTAGCGAGCATGGCCTTTCTCCGTCCCGTCGGAGCCTCCCTGCGGGAAATCAATGTGGCTCACACGGGAATGTCCGCCGGCGGGCTCGTGGCGGGAGGCGTGGCCTTCACCTTGCCCGGGCTCTGGATGGCCGATCCGGAAGCGACGCTTTCCGCAGCCCAGGCTTTCGGTGCGGCATCCACGGGGGCGCTTTTGGGAGCGTGCTTTACTGCTATGGTGCGTCGCTCTTTTATTGAAGAGCAGCAGTTGCCCTATCCCATGGGAACGGCTGCGGCGGAAACACTTCTCGCCGGGGATTCCGGGGGATATAAGGCCCGGGTACTGTTCGGCTCGTTGGGGTTTTCCGGGGTGATCACAGCTCTTCGGGATGGATTTGGAGTGATTCCCGCGTTGGTGGGGAATCCGGCGACGCTCGGATTTTGGCTCTCGCCGATGGCGCTTGGAATCGGGTACATTATCGGTCCCCTGTTCATGGGTTCCTGGCTTGCGGGAGGCGTGCTTGCCCATGGACTGTTTCTTCCCCTCGGGTTCAGGTTCGGTTTCTTTCCTTCGGAGGGGGCGGCCCTGCTCATGAAGAATAGCCTTGGTATCGGCCTTATCGTCGGTGCGGGGATGGCCACGCTGTTCCGGGGAATGGTGCGATTTGTCCGCAGAGGAAGGGGACTCCCTCTCGCCGGGTGGAAATGGTCTGCCTTGACCGTAGCTGGGGGATGTGCCCTGCTTACCGCAGTGATGGGACTCTCTCTGCCGCTGTCGCTTCTTGTCGTTTTCGGGGTGTGGCTTTGTGTGATCATGGCAGCCACGCTCACCGGGCAAACGGGGATCGATCCCATGGAAGTCTTCGGTATTCTTCTTGTCTTGTTCGCACGATGGTTTTTCCCGCTCGAACGCAGCGAGGCCTATCTTCTTGCGGCGGTGGTCGCCGTGGCGACGGGACTTGCCGGGGATGCGCTGCAGGATTTCAAGGCCGGTCGGGTATTGGGTACGAACCCTTTCTCGCAATGGCTCAACGAGGTTGGAGGCGGTATGGTCGGCGCGTTTGTCGCTGTGGGGGCGCTTTTCATCATGAAGGATGCCTACGGAGCAATGGGCCCTGGAACACAACTTGTCGCGCCGCAAGCGTTTGCAGTAAAGAGCGTCGTCGAGGGGCTGTTCCACGGAGGGTTTTTTCTCGGCGGAGCGATAACGGGGATGCTCCTCGCGTTGTTGGGTATTCCCGCCATGACCTTGGGTATCGGCGTCTATCTCCCCCTTTTCATTTCCACCACGGCGGGGATTGGAGGAGGCGTGCGTCTGCTCGTCGACAAAACGGGCAAGAGGACGGATGGCAACGGAACCCTGATCGCTTCGGGGTTTCTTGGTGGTGAAGGACTTGTGGGTGTCCTGATCGCTCTTTTGAAGGTGGTGACCGGGGGATGA
- a CDS encoding chemotaxis protein CheV translates to MRDERILTEVGTNEWQVVVFLLGDQSFAINVDKTREILRWTGVRPVPKSHEAMLGITTVRGEVIPLIDLAVFLGHVPQVEQEQRKVIVAEFNKMKLGFVVDAVERIYRINSDELDATLSGTFLGENALYVIKREGRNILLLDYERIVQVVNPVLSAQFHVDSRTAKNVVQEIGDPNKYKILVAEDSPLIRKLIQDALGEGGFHNVELVSHGKAAMDRLLDEGDAFHLLITDIEMPKMDGLTLTRKVKEDENLRRLPVIVFSSIMADDIKRKAISVGADAQITKPEIDILVETVCKLLVQR, encoded by the coding sequence ATGAGGGACGAACGCATCCTTACCGAAGTGGGAACGAACGAATGGCAAGTGGTTGTCTTCCTCTTGGGAGATCAGAGTTTTGCGATCAACGTGGACAAAACGCGGGAGATCCTTCGATGGACGGGAGTGCGCCCCGTCCCTAAGTCCCATGAGGCGATGTTGGGAATTACGACGGTGCGGGGAGAAGTCATTCCTCTCATCGATCTGGCGGTGTTTCTTGGACACGTTCCTCAGGTTGAGCAGGAACAACGAAAGGTCATCGTCGCCGAGTTCAACAAGATGAAGCTCGGTTTCGTCGTGGATGCGGTTGAGCGTATCTACCGCATCAATTCGGACGAGTTGGACGCCACGCTTTCCGGAACCTTTCTCGGTGAGAATGCGCTTTATGTCATCAAACGGGAGGGGCGGAACATCCTGCTTCTCGATTATGAGAGAATCGTTCAGGTGGTGAATCCCGTACTCTCCGCCCAGTTCCATGTGGATTCCCGCACGGCGAAGAACGTGGTGCAGGAAATCGGCGATCCGAACAAGTACAAGATTCTTGTCGCCGAGGATTCCCCGTTGATTCGGAAGCTCATCCAGGATGCCCTTGGCGAAGGTGGTTTCCACAACGTGGAGTTGGTGAGTCACGGAAAGGCGGCCATGGATCGTCTTCTGGACGAGGGAGATGCCTTTCACCTCCTGATCACCGACATCGAGATGCCTAAGATGGACGGGCTTACACTGACCCGCAAGGTCAAGGAGGACGAAAATCTTCGCAGGCTGCCCGTGATTGTTTTCTCCTCTATCATGGCCGACGATATCAAGAGAAAGGCCATCAGCGTCGGCGCGGATGCCCAGATCACCAAGCCGGAAATCGACATCCTTGTCGAAACGGTGTGCAAACTCCTTGTTCAGCGATAA
- a CDS encoding L-2-amino-thiazoline-4-carboxylic acid hydrolase, producing the protein MAETKSIEDIPHLLRREVEARLLKNLLPALENAFGKEEIRRVLGEAIAQCAMQEGLACAERFGGNSLEKLTNVIDRWREGNALEITVLQQNSRHLAFNVTRCAYAELYEHLGMRDLGTTLSCERDFAFIEGFNAGIRLTREHTLMEGHCCCDFRYDVEDPENRQEP; encoded by the coding sequence ATGGCGGAAACCAAAAGCATCGAGGATATTCCACATCTTTTGCGAAGGGAAGTGGAAGCACGTCTTCTCAAAAACCTTCTTCCCGCTTTGGAGAATGCCTTCGGCAAAGAGGAAATACGCCGTGTGCTTGGAGAAGCCATCGCACAATGCGCCATGCAGGAAGGGCTGGCGTGCGCGGAGCGTTTCGGGGGGAATTCCCTGGAGAAGCTGACAAACGTCATCGACCGATGGCGGGAGGGGAACGCCCTCGAAATAACTGTCCTGCAACAAAACTCCCGGCATCTTGCTTTCAACGTGACGCGATGCGCTTACGCCGAACTCTACGAGCACCTCGGAATGCGCGATCTGGGGACGACGCTTTCCTGCGAACGAGACTTCGCGTTCATCGAAGGATTCAACGCGGGCATTCGTCTCACCAGAGAACATACGCTCATGGAAGGACACTGTTGCTGCGATTTCCGCTACGACGTGGAGGACCCGGAAAACCGGCAAGAGCCGTGA